A portion of the Drosophila sechellia strain sech25 chromosome 2R, ASM438219v1, whole genome shotgun sequence genome contains these proteins:
- the LOC6608488 gene encoding sorbin and SH3 domain-containing protein 1 isoform X21 — protein MIHQTLAPHRSKSSSYSQSKAVHWRQKLHSSCNDLELGDEPFPEPQGMWHSKEINENPWQRPQSSGADGNIRNSGSSGNNNVCDIPNCGKILWIHRREYDYKRSAPLRPPSPSNYHGVPSAVGYHVVGLPLTPQPNQRQAYLANQHAIGSSMPLLLWQQQQQLLQQQRQHQQNLQQLQHRKYQNLQHRWPSNVNIHFKTPIRHEHRQNLSEEELAIRQAEHMQKLYHEERRRKYLQELQDMNSRRHTDNFTPSQKSPIALNRYDDFPTDVTLKSLVGPKTVARALFNFQGQTSKELSFRKGDTIYIRRQIDANWYEGEHNAMIGLLPASYVEIVSRDGARTPSKRPSEGQARAKYNFQAQSGIELSLNKGELVTLTRRVDGNWFEGKIANRKGIFPCSYVEVLTDIGAEDIAARTTTVITSQSTTNLRPNLDVLRTNINNEFNTLTQNGAQPPNGILKETRTLHKTDALHVDTSSEPLAYRALYKYRPQNSDELELLEGDVVHVLEKCDDGWFVGTSQRTGCFGTFPGNYVERA, from the exons ATGATCCATCAAACGCTGGCGCCGCACCGCAGCAAATCCTCCAGTTATTCCCAGAGCAAGGCGGTCCACTGGCGACAGAAGTTGCACAGCAGCTGCAACGACTTGGAGCTGGGGGATGAGCCATTCCCGGAGCCGCAAGGCATGTGGCACAGTAAGGAGATTAATGAAAATCCCTGGCAAAGGCCACAGAGCAGTGGGGCTGACGGCAACATCCGTAACTCTGGCAgcagtggcaacaacaacgtcTGCGACATACCCAACTGTGGCAAAATCCTGTGGATACATCGCCGGGAATACGATTACAAAAGATCCGCCCCTCTAAGGCCACCTTCCCCTTCGAACTACCATGGTGTTCCGAGCGCCGTGGGCTACCACGTGGTGGGACTGCCCCTTACACCGCAGCCTAACCAACGACAGGCCTATCTGGCCAACCAACATGCCATTGGTTCATCCATGCCACTGCTcctgtggcagcagcagcagcagttgctgcAGCAACAGCGTCAACATCAGCAGAATCTGCAACAGCTGCAGCATCGGAAATATCAGAACCTGCAACATCGGTGGCCAAGCA ACGTGAACATCCACTTCAAGACCCCCATCAGGCATGAGCATCGCCAGAACTTGTCGGAAGAGGAACTAGCCATTCGCCAAGCGGAGCACATGCAGAAGCTCTACCACGAGGAGCGCCGTCGCAAGTATCTACAGGAGCTGCAGGACATGAATTCGCGCCGCCACACGGACAACTTCACCCCGTCGCAGAAGTCGCCCATCGCCCTCAATCGCTACGATGACTTCCCCACGGACGTGACCCTCAAGTCGCTGGTGGGCCCCAAGACGGTGGCCCGGGCTCTCTTCAACTTTCAGGGACAGACCTCCAA GGAGCTATCCTTCCGCAAGGGCGACACAATCTACATCAGGCGGCAGATCGATGCCAACTGGTATGAAGGCGAGCACAATGCCATGATTGGACTGCTTCCAGCCAGCTATGTTGAG ATTGTCAGTCGAGATGGAGCCCGTACCCCATCCAAGCGGCCATCGGAGGGTCAGGCCCGTGCCAAATACAACTTCCAGGCCCAGTCGGGCATAGAGCTCTCCTTGAACAAGGGCGAATTGGTCACTTTGACGCGCCGAGTGGATGGCAACTGGTTCGAGGGCAAGATTGCCAACAGGAAGGGCATCTTCCCGTGCTCTTACGTGGAG GTACTTACTGATATTGGTGCTGAAGACATTGCGGCCAGGACAACCACCGTGATCACCAGCCAGAGCACCACGAATCTGCGGCCCAATCTCGACGTGCTGCGCACAAACATCAACAATGAGTTCAATACGCTGACGCAAAATGGAGCACAGCCACCGAACGGAATCCTTAAGGAAACGCGGACACTTCATAAGACAGACGCCCTCCATGTGGACACCAGTTCCGAGCCATTGGC ATACCGCGCACTGTACAAGTACCGGCCCCAGAACTCCGATGAACTGGAACTGCTCGAGGGAGATGTGGTCCATGTGCTGGAGAAGTGCGACGACGGATGGTTCGTGGGCACCTCGCAGAGGACCGGCTGCTTCGGCACATTCCCCGGCAACTACGTGGAACGGGCCTAG